In the genome of Flavobacterium panacagri, one region contains:
- a CDS encoding response regulator, with amino-acid sequence MISSDNSSTAPEGQNEKEPVKILLAEDDTEDQELFIDAIGETDVPSEVTTVENGQQLLDSLRDDSQPNPDIIFIDVNMPVKEGKQALEEIKKDDELRDIPAVMLSTWDHPLDIEDAFGKGADLYVQKPSSFAGFVLVLKKVFFLHWAKTLLGPVRKLFFVSEKNISQGDS; translated from the coding sequence ATGATAAGTTCCGATAATTCCAGCACGGCCCCTGAGGGGCAAAATGAAAAAGAGCCTGTAAAGATCCTGCTGGCCGAGGATGACACCGAGGACCAGGAATTGTTTATTGATGCCATTGGGGAAACCGATGTCCCTTCTGAGGTTACTACAGTTGAGAACGGGCAGCAGCTCCTGGATAGCTTGAGAGATGATTCCCAGCCCAATCCGGATATTATTTTTATTGATGTCAATATGCCCGTTAAGGAGGGGAAACAGGCGCTGGAAGAAATAAAGAAAGACGATGAGCTTCGGGACATCCCGGCCGTTATGCTCTCCACCTGGGACCATCCCTTGGATATTGAAGATGCCTTTGGGAAGGGGGCGGACCTTTATGTGCAGAAACCGAGTTCTTTTGCCGGCTTTGTGCTGGTGCTCAAGAAAGTTTTTTTTCTTCACTGGGCCAAAACTTTATTGGGGCCGGTCAGAAAATTATTTTTTGTTTCAGAAAAGAACATATCACAAGGGGACTCCTAA
- a CDS encoding PAS domain-containing sensor histidine kinase, with amino-acid sequence MERTLQLLRDIVDNAPLPIGVYTGSELKIELANLAMIKTWGKGDKVLGRSYIEVLPELGKQRIFEQALEVYRTGSAFHAKDKRVDIVIDGQQKTFYFNYCFMPLFDQQELVYGVMNTGMDITDLHLAKEKVQSSEEQLRMAVEASGMGTYEIDLLSQSIATSGNFSSIWDIKDTITNEKIISKLHPDDIAVREKAHLDAQQSGVISYQARIINEDKSLRWTNITGKIIRDENGKPVKITGIIEDIDRRKTLEEQLRKEARETTQELQRSNDDLQHFANLVSHDLREPVRKVKTFISRMRDEMQSEFSQRLEWYMGKIEHSVHRMQNVIEGILAYSAADKKKQPVERIDLNRILEGIKTDLELVIQEKNAVLISSELPEIQGARILIQQLFYNLVHNALKFSRAEIPPKVIISSSLVQGSGGDLVQVCIEDNGIGIDKAYSERIFTAFERLHSKDQYEGSGLGLSLCRKIVERHGGTITASGEKDKGAVFTVRLPLKQQSTAL; translated from the coding sequence ATGGAAAGAACTTTACAGCTTTTAAGAGATATAGTGGATAATGCCCCGCTGCCCATAGGGGTGTATACCGGCAGTGAATTAAAGATAGAACTGGCCAATCTGGCGATGATAAAAACCTGGGGCAAAGGCGATAAGGTGCTTGGACGAAGCTATATTGAGGTGCTTCCCGAGCTTGGGAAGCAGCGCATTTTTGAACAGGCCCTTGAGGTTTATAGAACCGGCAGCGCATTTCATGCCAAGGATAAAAGGGTGGATATTGTAATTGACGGGCAGCAGAAGACTTTTTATTTCAATTACTGCTTTATGCCCCTTTTCGATCAGCAGGAACTTGTCTATGGGGTGATGAACACTGGGATGGATATCACCGATCTTCATCTGGCAAAGGAAAAAGTGCAGAGTTCCGAAGAGCAGCTTCGCATGGCCGTTGAGGCATCGGGGATGGGCACCTACGAAATAGACCTGCTGTCCCAGTCCATAGCGACTTCGGGCAACTTCAGTTCTATCTGGGATATAAAAGATACCATTACAAATGAAAAGATCATATCAAAGCTTCATCCCGATGATATAGCAGTGCGTGAGAAAGCCCACCTTGATGCCCAGCAGAGCGGGGTGATTTCCTATCAGGCCAGGATCATAAATGAGGACAAATCGCTGCGATGGACCAATATCACCGGTAAAATAATCAGAGATGAGAACGGGAAGCCGGTTAAAATCACCGGCATTATCGAGGATATAGACCGCCGGAAGACCCTGGAGGAGCAGCTTCGAAAAGAGGCCCGCGAAACTACCCAGGAGCTTCAGCGTTCCAATGACGATCTGCAGCATTTTGCCAATCTGGTCAGCCATGACCTCAGGGAGCCGGTGCGCAAGGTCAAAACCTTTATCAGCCGGATGCGCGATGAAATGCAGTCTGAGTTTAGCCAGAGGCTGGAATGGTATATGGGAAAGATCGAACATTCCGTCCACAGGATGCAGAATGTCATTGAAGGCATACTGGCGTATTCCGCCGCAGACAAGAAAAAACAGCCCGTTGAGCGCATTGACCTTAACAGGATCCTGGAAGGGATCAAGACCGACCTTGAGCTGGTCATACAGGAGAAAAATGCGGTCCTTATCAGCTCTGAGCTCCCTGAGATTCAAGGGGCAAGGATCCTGATCCAGCAGCTTTTCTACAACCTGGTGCACAATGCCCTTAAGTTTTCAAGGGCGGAAATTCCTCCAAAGGTCATTATCAGCAGCAGTCTGGTTCAGGGCAGCGGCGGGGATCTGGTGCAGGTCTGCATTGAGGACAACGGAATCGGCATTGATAAGGCATACAGCGAGCGGATCTTCACGGCCTTTGAGCGCCTTCATTCCAAGGACCAGTACGAAGGCAGCGGTCTTGGGCTGTCACTCTGCAGAAAGATTGTGGAGCGCCACGGGGGGACCATCACAGCATCAGGGGAAAAGGACAAGGGGGCCGTCTTTACGGTCCGCCTGCCCTTAAAGCAGCAAAGCACTGCGCTTTAG
- a CDS encoding response regulator, with amino-acid sequence MKNIYFADDDPDDREIFAELFYEMFPVEGLRLFESGKALTDALSAPAGSLPDLILIDLQMPLKDGFECLKEIRGGREDIKDIRVIIFSTSANPRQVERALGMGADSYAVKPVLYGDLKSLIRRIMEMDWEDPQADRGLLLR; translated from the coding sequence ATGAAAAATATCTATTTTGCCGATGATGATCCCGATGACAGGGAAATTTTTGCCGAGCTTTTCTATGAGATGTTCCCTGTGGAGGGCCTGAGGCTTTTTGAAAGCGGCAAAGCGCTGACCGATGCCCTCTCTGCGCCGGCCGGCTCGCTCCCGGACCTTATCCTTATTGATCTGCAGATGCCTTTAAAAGATGGTTTTGAATGCCTTAAAGAAATACGCGGCGGCAGAGAAGATATAAAAGACATCAGGGTTATCATTTTTTCCACCTCGGCAAATCCCCGCCAGGTGGAGCGTGCCCTTGGTATGGGGGCAGATTCTTATGCCGTCAAGCCCGTCTTGTACGGGGATTTGAAATCCCTGATACGCAGGATAATGGAAATGGACTGGGAAGATCCCCAGGCGGACCGAGGTCTGCTTTTGCGCTGA
- a CDS encoding helix-turn-helix transcriptional regulator yields MYSRINENIKTLRELKNYTQQYMALRLDMTQAGYSKIEKGASSVSFEKLEEIAAVFEMDVRNIISFDISGYLDPRFKSRAAAGQHSALNTLYTDKIALLEKLLEKTDRELNVYKNKFGGL; encoded by the coding sequence ATGTACAGCAGAATAAATGAGAATATAAAAACGCTGAGAGAGCTTAAAAATTACACCCAGCAGTATATGGCCTTAAGGCTTGATATGACCCAGGCGGGCTACAGCAAAATTGAAAAAGGCGCAAGCAGTGTGAGTTTTGAAAAGCTGGAAGAAATTGCGGCAGTCTTTGAAATGGATGTGAGAAACATCATAAGCTTTGACATCAGCGGGTACCTGGACCCCAGATTTAAAAGCAGGGCAGCTGCAGGGCAGCACAGCGCTTTAAACACGCTCTACACGGACAAAATTGCCCTTCTGGAGAAACTGCTGGAAAAAACCGACAGGGAGCTCAATGTCTATAAAAATAAATTCGGGGGCCTCTAA
- a CDS encoding cold-shock protein: MQEGTVKFFNEEKGFGFITPNNGGNEIFVHVSGLSENIRENDPVRYEVKEGQKGPNAVNVVKA; the protein is encoded by the coding sequence ATGCAGGAAGGTACAGTAAAATTCTTCAATGAAGAAAAAGGTTTCGGATTTATAACGCCAAATAACGGAGGAAACGAAATTTTTGTCCATGTTTCAGGCCTATCGGAAAATATCCGTGAGAATGACCCGGTGAGGTACGAGGTAAAAGAAGGCCAAAAAGGGCCGAACGCAGTAAATGTAGTGAAAGCCTAA
- a CDS encoding IS6 family transposase has protein sequence MNTKGHCYPKSIILQAVYFKLRFTLSYRDVEEIMKMRGVSVDHATIQRWVYKFAPLLESEMKNRKGRVGTSWRLDETYIKVKGIWCYLYRAVDKLGNTVDFLLTRKRQRMSAQSFLIKAISNNCRPKVINIDKSGSNTAAVKVYNKRSFSKIKIRQCKYLNNIVEQDHRFIKWRIKNGLGFKSFESARRTLSGIEVVHMLRKNQMVSPGTTMFKSFCKLAV, from the coding sequence ATGAATACTAAAGGTCATTGTTATCCAAAGTCTATTATTCTGCAGGCAGTATATTTTAAGCTTAGGTTTACTTTAAGTTATCGGGATGTTGAAGAGATCATGAAAATGCGAGGAGTTTCTGTTGATCATGCTACTATTCAGCGCTGGGTTTATAAGTTTGCACCTTTGCTTGAGTCGGAGATGAAGAATAGAAAAGGAAGAGTGGGGACAAGCTGGAGATTAGATGAAACCTATATAAAAGTAAAAGGTATTTGGTGTTATTTATATAGAGCAGTAGATAAATTGGGCAATACAGTAGACTTTCTTTTGACAAGAAAAAGACAGAGAATGAGCGCTCAGTCTTTTCTCATTAAAGCAATTAGTAATAACTGCCGGCCAAAAGTTATAAACATTGATAAAAGCGGTTCTAATACTGCAGCTGTCAAAGTCTATAACAAACGTTCGTTCTCAAAGATAAAAATCCGGCAGTGTAAATATCTCAACAATATTGTAGAACAGGATCATCGTTTTATCAAGTGGCGCATAAAAAACGGATTAGGCTTTAAAAGTTTTGAATCGGCTCGACGAACATTGAGCGGAATTGAAGTTGTGCATATGTTGAGAAAGAATCAGATGGTTAGTCCAGGGACAACTATGTTTAAATCATTCTGTAAATTGGCAGTTTAA
- a CDS encoding AraC family transcriptional regulator, producing MQRISDSDNNTAEYHLNQYQHNVPRFSVYEIDNYLKKYDKKRRKAHAANHYQIIWFKKGNGCYFVNFKAWDIDQNTLFFLTNDDVHYFDRNTNYSGVLIQFNEEFLIQDNKDIAFFSKHVLPDSHSQPACSLTGDDAFILEEYLQLIKNELEDKNQTSHEELLRSYFKAFLIQLQYRWQNASTFNGHQISPKDKKQLQLIKFINLVEENYKKELKVSHYAEFMQISSRTLSGLTNQLLDKSPSEIICERIITEAKRMLLDTNWTISKIGHCLGFGDDSYFVKYFKKHTSISPLDFRRSSLKIS from the coding sequence ATGCAAAGAATTAGCGACAGTGACAATAATACTGCTGAATATCATCTAAATCAATATCAGCATAATGTGCCAAGGTTTTCTGTGTACGAAATTGATAATTATTTAAAAAAATATGATAAAAAAAGAAGGAAAGCTCATGCCGCGAATCACTATCAGATCATTTGGTTTAAAAAGGGAAATGGCTGCTATTTTGTTAATTTTAAAGCCTGGGATATTGACCAGAATACTCTTTTCTTTCTGACTAATGATGATGTTCATTATTTCGATAGAAATACCAATTACAGCGGAGTTTTAATTCAGTTTAATGAAGAATTTCTAATTCAGGACAATAAGGATATTGCTTTTTTTTCGAAACACGTCCTGCCGGATAGTCACAGTCAGCCTGCTTGTTCACTTACCGGAGATGATGCCTTTATTTTAGAAGAATATTTACAGCTGATCAAAAATGAATTAGAAGATAAAAATCAAACCAGCCATGAAGAGCTTTTAAGGTCTTACTTCAAAGCATTTCTTATTCAGCTTCAGTACAGATGGCAAAATGCAAGTACATTTAATGGGCACCAGATTTCTCCTAAGGATAAAAAGCAGCTGCAATTAATAAAATTTATCAATCTAGTAGAAGAAAATTATAAAAAAGAACTTAAAGTCTCCCATTATGCAGAATTTATGCAAATATCATCTAGAACATTATCCGGTCTTACCAATCAATTATTAGATAAAAGTCCTTCTGAGATTATCTGCGAAAGGATTATAACAGAAGCAAAAAGAATGCTCCTTGATACTAATTGGACTATCAGTAAGATTGGACATTGTCTGGGTTTTGGTGATGATTCTTATTTTGTAAAATATTTTAAAAAACACACCAGTATCTCACCTTTGGATTTCAGGAGGTCCAGCTTAAAAATATCTTAA
- a CDS encoding NADP-dependent oxidoreductase, translated as MKAFIINKYTKGGLQLADVANPVVGNNDVLIEVYAAGVNLLDSKIKTGEFKLMLPYKLPMILGHDVAGIITQVGKNVRKFKVGDQVYSRPADYHIGTFAEYIAVNEKDVAFKPKNISMNQAASIPLVALTAWQALVELSGLKKGQKVFIQAGSGGVGTIAIQLAKYLGAVVATTASTKSFELLKNLGADILIDYKTNDFEHILKDCDVVINSQDQKTLEKSLNVLKPHGKIISISGPPTPEFAKEIGLPWYFKIIMSLLSFGVRNKAKKKHVNFSFLFMRAEGSQLQEITKLIENEIIKPVVDKVFAFEQTNEALQYVASGRAKGKVVIQIKSIK; from the coding sequence ATGAAAGCATTTATCATAAATAAATATACTAAAGGAGGTCTTCAGCTTGCAGATGTTGCAAATCCAGTTGTGGGTAATAATGATGTTTTAATTGAAGTCTATGCGGCAGGTGTTAATCTTTTGGATTCGAAAATTAAAACAGGAGAGTTTAAATTGATGCTTCCTTATAAACTGCCTATGATTCTGGGGCATGATGTGGCAGGAATTATTACCCAAGTAGGTAAAAACGTCAGGAAATTTAAAGTGGGAGACCAGGTATATTCCCGCCCTGCGGATTACCATATAGGAACCTTTGCTGAGTATATTGCCGTAAATGAAAAAGATGTGGCATTTAAACCCAAAAACATTTCTATGAACCAGGCAGCTTCTATTCCATTGGTTGCATTAACAGCATGGCAGGCATTGGTAGAGCTTTCGGGTTTGAAAAAGGGTCAGAAAGTATTTATACAGGCAGGTTCAGGAGGTGTTGGAACTATAGCGATACAACTGGCAAAATACTTAGGCGCAGTTGTTGCCACTACAGCCAGTACAAAAAGTTTTGAACTGCTGAAAAACCTTGGAGCTGATATACTTATCGATTACAAAACGAATGATTTTGAGCACATACTTAAAGATTGTGATGTGGTGATAAACAGCCAGGATCAAAAAACACTTGAAAAATCATTAAACGTTTTAAAACCTCACGGAAAGATAATCTCTATTTCAGGACCGCCAACACCTGAATTTGCAAAAGAAATAGGATTGCCGTGGTATTTCAAAATAATTATGTCTCTGCTCAGTTTTGGTGTAAGAAATAAGGCTAAAAAGAAGCATGTGAACTTTAGTTTCCTATTTATGAGAGCCGAAGGAAGCCAGCTGCAGGAAATTACAAAACTTATTGAAAATGAAATTATTAAGCCAGTAGTAGATAAAGTATTTGCTTTTGAGCAGACTAATGAGGCCTTGCAATATGTAGCAAGCGGCCGCGCGAAAGGTAAAGTTGTAATACAAATAAAGAGTATAAAATAG
- a CDS encoding SDR family oxidoreductase, giving the protein MNIKGKTILITGGASGIGFEAAKQFLAIGAKVIITGRNQAKLDAAKKAYPAITAIQSDAANKEDAKFLFNKVKELGGIDILYNNAAVLVPPSNLGIPNDKHIDGAAYEMEVNYIGVIRLNNLFMDMLQSRKDSAIINTTSILSQAPSLIEATYSSSKTALAFYTVSLREHLKIIGSNVKIFELIPPLVATEMTADRKDKKISVQEMVKGLVDGLQKENYTIRVGDAKLFNLINRFFPKTAYKLINPKKSYQLLKN; this is encoded by the coding sequence ATGAACATAAAAGGCAAAACGATATTGATTACCGGAGGAGCTTCTGGTATTGGGTTTGAAGCGGCAAAACAGTTTTTGGCAATTGGTGCTAAAGTAATCATTACGGGAAGAAATCAAGCCAAATTGGATGCCGCTAAAAAAGCATATCCTGCGATCACAGCAATACAAAGCGATGCGGCAAATAAAGAAGATGCAAAATTTCTTTTTAATAAAGTAAAAGAATTGGGCGGTATTGATATTCTATATAATAATGCCGCCGTACTTGTACCGCCATCTAATTTAGGTATCCCAAATGACAAACATATTGATGGTGCAGCTTACGAAATGGAAGTTAATTATATTGGGGTTATAAGACTTAACAACCTGTTTATGGACATGCTGCAATCAAGAAAAGATTCAGCGATAATAAACACAACATCAATATTGAGTCAGGCTCCGTCATTAATTGAAGCTACATATTCTTCTTCTAAAACAGCACTGGCTTTCTATACGGTGTCACTTCGTGAGCACTTGAAGATAATTGGAAGTAATGTAAAAATATTTGAACTGATCCCGCCGCTTGTTGCTACAGAAATGACCGCAGATCGGAAAGATAAAAAAATATCGGTTCAAGAAATGGTAAAAGGACTTGTAGACGGACTGCAAAAGGAAAATTATACCATACGCGTAGGGGATGCGAAACTGTTTAATCTAATTAACAGATTTTTCCCAAAAACTGCCTATAAATTAATTAACCCGAAAAAGAGCTATCAACTTTTAAAAAATTAA
- a CDS encoding SDR family oxidoreductase — MKTTGNTIFISGGSAGIGLAIAKKLSKSGNKIIINGRSEERLQNALKQLDNAAAIQGDLSLEADRIRIAKQLKEDYPELNLIINNAGAAFSYLLNETLNAHEKAAIEMNTNYFSVIHFTELLLPHLLQKTESAVVNISSIAVFGSHKLLPTYGATKAALHSYTVALRSTYEEEKNLQIYEVYPPLVNTEFSAEIGGANGISPDEVADELFLALEKNQIDVLVGDSKQFFK; from the coding sequence ATGAAAACAACAGGGAATACAATATTCATAAGCGGCGGAAGTGCCGGAATAGGATTGGCAATTGCCAAAAAATTAAGCAAGTCAGGCAATAAAATAATAATTAATGGACGCAGTGAAGAACGTCTGCAAAATGCTTTAAAACAATTGGATAATGCAGCGGCTATACAAGGCGATTTATCTCTAGAAGCCGATAGAATTCGAATTGCAAAACAATTAAAAGAAGATTACCCAGAATTAAATTTAATCATTAACAATGCTGGGGCAGCGTTTAGTTATCTTTTGAATGAAACTTTAAATGCTCACGAAAAAGCTGCTATAGAAATGAATACCAATTATTTTAGTGTAATTCATTTCACTGAGCTTTTATTACCGCACTTATTGCAAAAAACAGAATCTGCGGTTGTTAACATTTCTTCTATTGCCGTATTTGGAAGCCATAAATTACTTCCAACTTATGGAGCAACCAAAGCGGCATTGCACAGTTATACTGTCGCACTGCGATCTACTTATGAAGAAGAGAAAAATCTTCAAATCTATGAAGTCTATCCGCCATTAGTAAATACTGAATTTTCAGCTGAGATAGGAGGAGCAAACGGTATTTCGCCAGATGAAGTTGCAGATGAATTGTTTTTAGCTCTTGAAAAAAATCAGATTGATGTTCTGGTAGGTGATTCTAAACAATTCTTTAAATAA
- a CDS encoding TetR/AcrR family transcriptional regulator produces MLSKAERTKQFILETAVPLYNEKGISGVNIDDVLEATKLTKGCLYGHFENKEDLSEQVIDLSLKMVSDRIRAAVYQAKTIKGKVFAFLDFYKNPIDTYISGGCPIFNTAVEADDNYPLIKEKVAKVFKSGQQELTALLQEGINTGEFSSKLDPAVFAFKFTASVEGGIVMCRVMGTAKPMQGLVKSLKSELEQYVL; encoded by the coding sequence ATGCTTAGTAAAGCTGAAAGAACTAAACAATTTATACTTGAAACTGCGGTACCGCTTTATAATGAAAAGGGGATATCGGGAGTGAATATTGATGATGTTCTCGAAGCTACAAAACTAACAAAAGGATGTCTTTACGGTCATTTTGAAAATAAAGAAGATTTATCTGAGCAGGTTATAGATTTATCTTTAAAAATGGTTTCGGACAGAATCAGAGCGGCAGTCTATCAAGCCAAAACAATAAAAGGTAAAGTGTTTGCATTTTTAGATTTCTACAAGAACCCAATTGATACTTATATTTCTGGAGGTTGCCCTATATTTAATACAGCAGTAGAAGCAGATGACAATTATCCTCTTATAAAAGAAAAAGTAGCCAAAGTATTTAAGAGCGGCCAGCAGGAATTAACGGCTCTGCTGCAGGAAGGAATCAATACGGGTGAATTTTCAAGTAAACTTGATCCTGCGGTCTTTGCATTTAAATTCACGGCTTCAGTTGAAGGCGGTATTGTAATGTGCAGAGTTATGGGGACAGCAAAACCAATGCAGGGACTTGTGAAAAGCCTAAAATCTGAATTAGAACAATACGTCTTATAA
- a CDS encoding cystathionine gamma-synthase family protein — translation MDKKMDTKKGFTTTILHSDRLLKPEFGALHQPVHTAVTWGYEDVNGLIDVFQNKTKGYAYSRQGNPTVAALEHKLTQMENGMSTVAFSTGMAAITATIVSLLKKDDHIIASSYLFGNSRSIMQTLSEIGVQISYVDATSVENIQKEHTSNTKMVFVETIANPATQIAQLDEIGNFCSENKIIYVVDNTMTSPYLFKPINVKASLVINSLTKYIGGHGNALGGSVTDTGLYDWAGFPNIAAILRGQIKPEMLGITQIRKRGLRDGGGTLSPEAAHSISVGAETLALRLERTSSNALLLANFLNEHLLVKKVNYPGLADHPQHKIASELFNGYGGLMSFELDDKIDAVTFLNRLKVVIKSSNLGDTRSLAIPVAKTIFHELGADRRKEMGIEDSLIRLSVGIEDINDLLEDFTHAFN, via the coding sequence ATGGATAAGAAAATGGATACTAAAAAAGGATTTACTACCACAATATTACACTCAGACCGGCTATTAAAACCGGAATTTGGCGCATTACACCAACCTGTACATACTGCTGTGACCTGGGGTTATGAAGATGTGAATGGACTAATTGATGTTTTTCAGAATAAAACAAAAGGATATGCTTATTCAAGACAGGGCAATCCAACAGTAGCTGCTTTAGAGCACAAATTAACACAAATGGAAAATGGAATGTCTACTGTAGCCTTCTCTACTGGTATGGCTGCCATCACAGCCACAATTGTATCACTTTTAAAAAAGGATGATCATATCATTGCAAGTTCTTACTTATTTGGGAATTCACGAAGTATTATGCAGACTCTTAGTGAAATTGGCGTTCAAATATCTTATGTAGATGCTACCAGTGTAGAGAACATCCAAAAAGAGCATACATCAAATACAAAAATGGTATTTGTGGAAACGATTGCAAATCCTGCTACCCAGATAGCCCAGCTCGATGAAATTGGTAATTTCTGTTCCGAAAATAAAATCATTTACGTTGTAGATAACACGATGACTTCGCCTTATCTTTTTAAACCCATTAATGTTAAAGCGAGTCTTGTTATTAACTCTTTAACTAAATACATAGGCGGTCATGGCAATGCACTCGGCGGCAGTGTTACAGATACAGGTTTGTATGATTGGGCTGGTTTCCCAAACATTGCAGCAATTTTACGCGGCCAGATTAAACCTGAGATGCTTGGTATTACCCAGATCAGAAAAAGAGGATTACGTGATGGCGGAGGTACTTTATCTCCTGAAGCAGCACACAGCATTTCAGTAGGAGCCGAAACTTTAGCTTTAAGGCTGGAAAGAACTAGCAGCAATGCCTTACTGCTGGCAAATTTTCTTAATGAACATTTACTGGTAAAAAAAGTTAATTATCCTGGTTTAGCTGATCATCCGCAGCATAAAATCGCTTCGGAGCTTTTTAATGGATATGGCGGATTAATGAGTTTTGAATTAGATGATAAAATTGATGCCGTTACATTTCTAAATCGATTAAAAGTTGTTATTAAATCAAGTAACTTAGGCGATACCAGAAGTCTTGCCATTCCTGTAGCCAAGACTATTTTTCATGAACTTGGTGCTGATCGCAGAAAAGAAATGGGTATTGAAGATTCGTTAATTCGATTGTCGGTTGGAATTGAAGACATCAACGATCTATTAGAAGACTTTACTCATGCATTTAACTGA
- a CDS encoding winged helix-turn-helix transcriptional regulator — MIYFHTVLMAVSDALYAIGGKWKLMIIIAMARGNKRFTEIQRQVTGISARVLSSELKELEQNGFLLKKVAVGYPVSIEYELLPYSQTLEEVVGAMTKWGIQHREKIRNESKSK, encoded by the coding sequence TTGATTTATTTCCATACTGTACTTATGGCAGTTTCTGATGCATTGTATGCAATTGGAGGAAAATGGAAATTGATGATTATTATTGCAATGGCCAGAGGAAATAAAAGATTTACAGAAATTCAAAGACAGGTTACAGGTATTTCTGCAAGGGTTCTTTCGAGTGAGCTTAAAGAATTAGAGCAAAACGGTTTCCTGCTTAAAAAAGTAGCAGTGGGGTATCCTGTAAGTATCGAATATGAACTTCTTCCTTACAGCCAGACTTTAGAAGAAGTTGTAGGAGCCATGACAAAATGGGGGATACAGCATAGAGAAAAAATACGAAATGAAAGTAAATCCAAATAG